Proteins encoded within one genomic window of Candidatus Methylomirabilota bacterium:
- the murD gene encoding UDP-N-acetylmuramoyl-L-alanine--D-glutamate ligase has protein sequence MMAAALEPAWITAERGAAWRTALAGRRVTVVGLARSGVAASRLLLACGAEVTATDAQAASALSPVAQALAAEGVSLYAGGHPPAAFRDVELVVVSPGVPADQPELADCRRRGVPVIGEIELAYRAMTADVIAVTGTNGKTTTTALVGALLQASGRPVLVGGNIGRPLAAEALAFPADGLVVAEVSSFQLETTDAFRPRVAALLNLTPDHLDRHRTLAAYAEAKARIFLRQTADDWAVVNADDPGAAALATRPRGRVLWFSRRAPVDAGAYVDGGWVTLRLGTQAAAVCPLEEIFLRGDHNLENVLAATVCAAWAGVPPERLRAAIKAFRGVAHRLEWIRELRGVAFYNDSKGTNVDATLKALASFGEPVVLIAGGRDKGQDFTPLAAAAGRVKAAVLIGEGRVTLGPALAAVTAVHAADSMGGAVRQAFALAAPGDVVLLSPACASFDMFRDYEHRGEVFREEVWRLDPPAREGG, from the coding sequence ATGATGGCGGCGGCGCTCGAGCCCGCGTGGATCACGGCCGAGCGGGGCGCGGCCTGGCGCACGGCCCTGGCCGGGCGGCGGGTGACCGTGGTGGGGCTCGCGCGGAGCGGCGTGGCGGCGTCCCGTCTTCTCCTCGCGTGCGGCGCCGAGGTGACCGCCACCGACGCCCAGGCGGCCTCGGCCTTGAGCCCGGTCGCGCAGGCGCTCGCCGCCGAGGGCGTGAGCCTCTACGCGGGCGGCCACCCGCCGGCGGCGTTCCGCGACGTGGAGCTCGTGGTCGTGAGCCCCGGGGTACCGGCCGACCAGCCGGAGCTCGCCGACTGCCGGCGGCGCGGCGTGCCGGTCATCGGAGAGATCGAGCTCGCGTACCGGGCCATGACGGCGGACGTCATCGCGGTGACCGGAACCAACGGCAAGACCACCACGACGGCGCTCGTCGGGGCGCTCCTCCAGGCGTCGGGCCGGCCGGTCCTGGTGGGTGGCAACATCGGGCGGCCGCTGGCGGCCGAGGCGCTCGCGTTCCCGGCCGACGGGCTGGTGGTGGCGGAGGTCTCCAGCTTCCAGCTCGAGACGACCGACGCGTTCCGCCCGCGGGTGGCGGCGCTGCTGAACCTCACGCCGGACCACCTCGATCGCCACCGGACGCTGGCCGCGTACGCGGAGGCCAAGGCACGGATCTTTCTGCGCCAGACCGCCGACGATTGGGCCGTCGTCAATGCCGACGACCCGGGCGCCGCGGCGCTGGCGACCCGGCCGCGGGGTCGGGTCCTGTGGTTCAGCCGCCGCGCCCCCGTCGACGCCGGGGCCTACGTGGATGGCGGATGGGTGACCCTCCGGCTCGGTACTCAGGCGGCGGCCGTGTGCCCCCTCGAAGAGATCTTCCTCCGCGGCGACCACAACCTGGAGAACGTGCTGGCGGCCACCGTCTGCGCCGCATGGGCCGGCGTGCCGCCCGAGCGCCTGCGGGCGGCCATCAAGGCGTTCCGCGGGGTCGCCCATCGTCTCGAGTGGATCCGCGAGCTGCGGGGCGTCGCCTTCTACAACGACTCCAAGGGGACCAACGTGGACGCGACGCTCAAGGCGCTGGCGTCCTTTGGCGAGCCGGTGGTGCTCATCGCGGGCGGGCGCGACAAGGGCCAGGACTTCACCCCGCTGGCGGCGGCGGCCGGGCGGGTCAAGGCGGCCGTGCTGATCGGCGAGGGCCGGGTTACCCTCGGGCCCGCGCTCGCCGCGGTGACGGCCGTCCACGCCGCCGACTCCATGGGGGGGGCGGTGCGGCAGGCCTTCGCCCTGGCCGCCCCGGGGGACGTGGTGCTGCTGTCGCCGGCCTGCGCGTCGTTCGACATGTTCCGCGACTACGAGCACCGCGGCGAGGTCTTCCGCGAGGAAGTGTGGCGTCTGGACCCGCCGGCCCGCGAGGGCGGGTAG
- the mraY gene encoding phospho-N-acetylmuramoyl-pentapeptide-transferase produces the protein MLTLLTAYAKYHIVFNVFRYITFRTAMALLSALLICLVLGPWVIRKLLALQIGEKIRVDGPERHRGKAGTPTMGGLLILSALFGSCLLWGNLQNRYVWVVMIVTALLGAIGFYDDWLKLRRARPLKIREKFTMQTAVGVGLGAYLYRYPSDGVTTQLVVPFAKEWVPDLGPYYILFVALIVVGSSNAVNLTDGLDGLAMGPVIVAAIALGIFSYVTGHARLSEYLFILKVKGAGELAVFCGALMGASVGFLWFNSHPAEVFMGDVGSLALGGAIGALAVLSKVELLLPFIGGLFVVEAVSVILQVASFRLTGRRIFRMAPIHHHFELRGWAESKIVIRFWILSLLMALLAVTTLKLR, from the coding sequence ATGCTGACGCTCCTCACCGCCTACGCGAAGTACCACATCGTCTTCAACGTGTTCCGGTACATCACGTTCCGGACGGCGATGGCGCTCCTGAGCGCACTCCTCATCTGTCTCGTCCTCGGGCCGTGGGTGATCCGGAAGCTCTTGGCGCTCCAGATCGGGGAGAAGATCCGCGTCGACGGCCCCGAGCGGCACCGCGGCAAGGCGGGCACGCCGACGATGGGCGGGCTGTTGATCCTGAGCGCGCTCTTCGGCTCGTGTCTGTTGTGGGGGAACTTGCAGAACCGCTACGTCTGGGTCGTGATGATCGTGACGGCCCTGCTGGGGGCGATCGGGTTCTACGACGACTGGCTGAAGCTCCGGCGGGCGCGGCCGCTCAAGATCCGCGAGAAGTTCACGATGCAGACGGCCGTCGGCGTGGGGCTGGGCGCCTATCTCTACCGCTACCCCTCGGACGGGGTGACGACCCAGCTCGTGGTGCCGTTCGCCAAGGAGTGGGTGCCGGACCTCGGGCCCTATTACATCCTGTTCGTGGCGCTGATCGTCGTCGGCTCCTCCAACGCCGTCAACCTGACCGATGGGCTGGATGGCCTGGCCATGGGGCCCGTGATCGTGGCGGCCATCGCGCTCGGGATCTTCTCGTACGTGACCGGGCACGCCCGTCTCTCGGAGTACCTCTTCATCCTCAAGGTGAAGGGCGCCGGCGAGCTCGCGGTCTTCTGTGGGGCCCTGATGGGCGCCAGCGTGGGCTTCCTCTGGTTCAACAGCCACCCCGCCGAGGTCTTCATGGGCGACGTGGGCTCACTGGCCCTCGGTGGCGCGATCGGGGCGCTGGCGGTGCTGTCCAAGGTGGAGCTGCTGCTGCCGTTCATCGGCGGCCTCTTCGTGGTCGAGGCGGTATCGGTGATCCTCCAGGTGGCATCCTTCCGCCTCACCGGCCGGCGGATCTTCCGGATGGCCCCGATACATCATCACTTCGAGCTCCGGGGCTGGGCGGAGTCGAAGATCGTGATCCGCTTCTGGATCTTGTCGTTGCTCATGGCGCTGCTGGCCGTGACGACCCTCAAACTCCGATGA
- the murF gene encoding UDP-N-acetylmuramoyl-tripeptide--D-alanyl-D-alanine ligase has translation MAALTLADVMRGTEGALVAGRLEGRVSGVSIDSRTCAPGAAFFAIRGHHQDGHAFIGDALQRGAAALVVTHLPADLALPAAVAVILVEDTTQALQRLAAFHRRRHGLPVVGITGSNGKTTTKELAAAVLAQRFRVLKAAGSLNNQWGLPLTLLQLEADHQVAVVELGMNAFGEIAALAQIAQPTIGVLTTIAPAHLEGLGSIEGVQKAKAELVHAIPPEGVVVLNADDPLVLALAREARAPVLTYGQAEQADVRLSAVAPAPGGLAFTVTAGGRSAAIRLPLLGRHNAWNAAAAVAVGTALGLPPDAAAEGLARVAPVKGRLLTHEVAGVVVLDDTYNANPVSLRGALDTLRELAPHSRAWVLLGDMLELGPASEAAHAEAGRWVAALPAAGLVTVGPAMRAAAAAARAAGCPDVAAFDAPEAAVAYLMARVARGDRVLVKGSRGMRMERAVDALLAGLRGGGPEPRRSC, from the coding sequence ATGGCCGCGCTGACGCTCGCTGACGTGATGCGGGGGACAGAGGGGGCCCTGGTGGCCGGGCGACTCGAGGGGCGCGTCAGCGGCGTCTCCATCGACAGCCGGACCTGTGCTCCCGGCGCCGCGTTCTTCGCGATCCGCGGCCATCACCAGGACGGGCACGCCTTCATCGGCGACGCCCTCCAGCGCGGGGCGGCGGCCCTGGTCGTGACGCACCTCCCGGCCGATCTCGCCCTCCCGGCCGCGGTCGCGGTCATCCTCGTCGAGGACACCACGCAGGCGCTCCAGCGTCTCGCCGCCTTCCACCGGCGCCGCCACGGGCTGCCGGTGGTGGGCATCACGGGCTCCAACGGGAAGACGACGACCAAGGAGCTGGCGGCGGCCGTCCTGGCGCAGCGATTCCGCGTCCTCAAGGCGGCCGGAAGCCTGAACAACCAGTGGGGCCTTCCGCTCACGCTTCTCCAGCTCGAGGCCGACCACCAGGTGGCCGTGGTCGAGCTCGGCATGAACGCCTTCGGCGAGATCGCCGCGCTCGCACAGATCGCCCAACCGACGATCGGCGTCCTCACCACCATCGCGCCCGCTCACCTCGAAGGGCTGGGCTCGATCGAAGGGGTCCAGAAGGCGAAGGCCGAGCTGGTCCACGCGATCCCGCCGGAGGGGGTCGTGGTCCTCAACGCCGATGACCCGCTCGTGCTCGCCCTCGCCCGCGAGGCCCGGGCTCCCGTCCTGACCTATGGGCAGGCCGAGCAGGCCGACGTCCGGCTCTCCGCGGTCGCGCCGGCGCCGGGCGGGCTCGCGTTCACGGTGACGGCCGGGGGACGCTCGGCGGCGATCCGGCTGCCGCTGCTCGGTCGGCACAATGCCTGGAACGCGGCGGCCGCGGTCGCGGTCGGCACGGCGCTGGGCCTCCCGCCGGACGCCGCCGCCGAGGGGCTCGCCCGCGTGGCTCCCGTCAAGGGCCGCCTCCTCACCCACGAGGTGGCCGGCGTGGTCGTGCTGGACGACACCTACAACGCGAATCCCGTCTCGCTGCGGGGGGCGCTCGACACCCTGCGGGAGCTGGCTCCGCACAGCCGGGCGTGGGTCCTGCTCGGCGACATGCTCGAGCTGGGCCCGGCGAGTGAGGCCGCGCACGCCGAGGCTGGACGGTGGGTGGCGGCCCTTCCCGCCGCCGGCCTGGTCACGGTTGGGCCGGCGATGCGGGCGGCGGCGGCGGCCGCCCGGGCGGCCGGGTGCCCGGACGTCGCGGCGTTCGATGCCCCGGAGGCGGCCGTGGCGTACCTGATGGCGCGCGTCGCGCGGGGGGACCGCGTGCTGGTCAAGGGGTCGCGCGGGATGCGGATGGAGCGCGCCGTCGACGCGCTGCTCGCCGGACTCCGCGGGGGTGGGCCGGAGCCGCGCCGGTCATGCTGA
- a CDS encoding UDP-N-acetylmuramoyl-L-alanyl-D-glutamate--2,6-diaminopimelate ligase, producing MPLERLLGALPDKALHGPMPAEVRGLTDDSRRVSAGGCFVAVRGLRADGHRFIPQAVERGATAVVAEPPDPLPGRAVGRILVPDTRRALPRLADAYFGHPSRALTVVGVTGTNGKTTTSYLVEALLRARGLATGVIGTIWYVIRGAAREATQTTPDTLELQGLLAEMVVAGVGGVAMEVSSHALEQRRADGVAFDVAIFTNLTQDHLDFHGTMERYAEAKGRLFFELLRESGKPGAAAVLNADDPVGARWARALEPVFPGRVLTFGLGGPGAEHAVRARAYESGPGGITLEAETPLGPVGLASALIGEHNVMNLLGAVAAGVALGLSRDAIATALAGVRSVPGRFERIDAGQDFLVVVDYAHTPDALRRVLEAARPLTPGRLGVVFGAGGDRDRGKRPIMGRIAAELADRVWLTSDNPRSEDPRAILEEISVGVVPPPPGGYTSHPDRREAIRDALAWGRAGDTLVIAGKGHETYQIVGSQTLPFDDRQVVREILAGLRR from the coding sequence GTGCCGCTGGAGCGGCTCCTCGGCGCCCTGCCGGACAAGGCCCTGCACGGCCCCATGCCGGCCGAAGTCCGCGGCCTCACCGACGACTCCCGGCGCGTGAGCGCAGGCGGCTGCTTCGTGGCGGTACGCGGGCTCCGGGCCGATGGGCATCGCTTCATCCCGCAGGCCGTCGAGCGCGGCGCGACCGCCGTGGTCGCCGAGCCGCCCGATCCGTTGCCGGGCCGCGCGGTCGGACGCATCCTGGTGCCCGACACCCGCCGGGCGCTCCCGCGCCTGGCCGACGCCTACTTCGGCCACCCGTCGCGGGCGCTCACGGTCGTCGGGGTCACCGGCACCAACGGGAAGACGACGACCTCCTACCTGGTCGAGGCGCTCCTGCGAGCCCGGGGGCTCGCGACCGGCGTCATCGGGACCATCTGGTACGTCATCCGCGGGGCGGCGCGGGAAGCGACCCAGACGACGCCCGACACGCTCGAGCTCCAGGGGCTCCTGGCCGAGATGGTCGTCGCCGGGGTCGGCGGTGTGGCGATGGAAGTCTCTTCCCACGCCCTCGAGCAGCGGCGCGCGGATGGGGTGGCCTTCGACGTGGCGATCTTCACGAACCTCACGCAGGACCATCTCGATTTCCACGGGACGATGGAGCGCTATGCCGAGGCGAAGGGCCGGCTCTTCTTCGAGCTCCTCCGCGAGAGCGGCAAGCCGGGGGCCGCCGCCGTGCTCAACGCGGACGACCCGGTCGGCGCGCGCTGGGCGCGGGCACTCGAGCCCGTGTTCCCGGGCCGCGTCCTGACGTTCGGCTTGGGCGGGCCGGGGGCCGAGCACGCCGTGCGCGCGCGGGCCTACGAGTCCGGCCCCGGCGGCATCACGCTGGAGGCGGAGACGCCGCTCGGACCGGTCGGCCTCGCCTCCGCGCTCATCGGCGAGCACAACGTGATGAACCTGCTCGGGGCGGTGGCCGCCGGTGTCGCCCTGGGGCTGTCGCGCGACGCCATCGCGACGGCCCTGGCCGGGGTCCGCTCGGTTCCGGGCCGCTTCGAGCGCATCGACGCCGGCCAGGACTTCCTCGTCGTCGTCGACTACGCCCACACGCCCGACGCGCTCCGCCGCGTGCTCGAGGCGGCCCGCCCGCTCACCCCGGGCCGGCTGGGGGTCGTCTTCGGCGCCGGCGGGGACCGGGACCGCGGCAAGCGTCCGATCATGGGCCGGATCGCCGCCGAGCTGGCGGATCGCGTCTGGCTGACCTCGGACAACCCGCGCTCCGAGGACCCGCGCGCCATCCTTGAGGAGATTTCCGTAGGTGTGGTGCCGCCTCCCCCCGGCGGCTATACTAGTCATCCCGACAGACGCGAGGCGATCCGCGACGCGCTGGCATGGGGGCGTGCCGGGGATACGCTCGTGATCGCCGGGAAGGGCCACGAGACGTACCAGATCGTCGGCAGCCAGACCCTCCCCTTCGACGACCGCCAGGTGGTCCGCGAGATCCTCGCCGGGTTGAGACGGTGA
- a CDS encoding penicillin-binding transpeptidase domain-containing protein, which produces MTRSTSRFRTRALVLAGVLFAIHLVVVLRLGHLQLLRHDDLSRLAERQYAKTIPLKPRRGPIYDRHGRVLAVSTEVESVYALPRRIPDRAGTAARLAPLLGERAEELLERLQADRPFVWLKRKLPPAALQPIRALGLPGIGSFPESLRFYPNRELAAHVLGFEGFDDRGLEGVELAHDRTLAGEAGLALVERDALGRDVTAQPTILKPPTPGLGLVLTLDATIQYVAERELDAAWRRTGARAGMIVAMDPRTGEILAMAQRPTFNPNAYQSARSELWRNRAITDPFEPGSTFKAILAAAALEEGVVRPDDRFYGEQGVITVANRAIHDWKRYGWLSFREILQFSSNVGAIKVGLSLGRDRYYKYMTAFGFGSLTGLGLPGESRGQLRPPQRWSGLSLATMSIGQEVSVTAVQMLGAMAAIANDGRLMQPHVVRAVLEGNGREVRRTEPQTVRQVISPGTAATLREILTAVVATGTGHKATVEGFAVAGKTGTAQKLDPATHVYSRKPGVLSFVGFVPAHAPRLAMFVMLDEPKTVVWGSEAAAPIFAVVAGQALRHLEIPPADVPSVQIVRASVSAEPPPVAPAALAPLVEADAEAPVMPDLVGRTLRQALVLLATYDVEVAVAGSGVVVRQAPPVGTPLASGAVCRLELAPPLASLADGRAVGTR; this is translated from the coding sequence ATGACGAGGTCGACGTCCCGGTTCCGGACCCGCGCGCTCGTCCTGGCCGGCGTCCTCTTCGCCATCCACCTGGTCGTAGTCCTCCGCCTCGGCCACCTCCAGCTCCTCCGCCACGACGACCTGTCCCGCCTCGCCGAGCGCCAGTACGCGAAGACGATCCCCCTCAAGCCTCGGCGGGGCCCCATCTATGACCGCCACGGCCGCGTCCTGGCCGTTTCGACCGAGGTGGAGTCCGTCTACGCCTTGCCGCGCCGGATTCCCGACCGGGCGGGGACGGCGGCCCGGCTCGCGCCGCTCTTGGGCGAGCGGGCCGAGGAGCTCCTCGAGCGCCTGCAGGCCGACCGGCCGTTCGTCTGGCTCAAGCGGAAGCTCCCCCCGGCGGCGCTCCAGCCGATCCGTGCCCTGGGGCTGCCGGGAATCGGGAGCTTTCCCGAGTCCTTGCGCTTCTACCCGAACCGCGAGCTGGCCGCTCACGTCCTCGGCTTCGAAGGGTTCGACGATCGCGGGCTGGAGGGCGTGGAGCTGGCGCACGACCGCACCCTGGCCGGTGAGGCCGGGCTGGCCCTGGTCGAGCGCGACGCCCTGGGGCGCGACGTGACCGCCCAGCCCACGATCCTCAAGCCGCCGACGCCCGGGCTCGGCCTGGTGCTGACGCTCGACGCCACCATCCAGTACGTCGCCGAGCGCGAGCTCGACGCGGCCTGGCGCCGGACGGGCGCGCGGGCCGGCATGATCGTGGCCATGGACCCCCGGACCGGCGAGATCCTGGCCATGGCCCAGCGGCCGACCTTCAACCCCAATGCCTATCAGAGCGCCAGGTCCGAGCTGTGGCGGAACCGCGCGATCACGGACCCCTTCGAGCCGGGCTCGACGTTCAAGGCGATTCTGGCCGCCGCCGCGCTCGAGGAGGGGGTCGTCCGCCCCGACGACCGCTTCTACGGCGAGCAGGGCGTCATCACGGTGGCGAACCGGGCGATTCACGACTGGAAGCGCTACGGATGGCTGTCGTTCCGCGAGATCCTCCAGTTCTCGTCGAACGTCGGCGCGATCAAGGTCGGCCTGTCGCTCGGCCGCGACCGCTATTACAAGTACATGACGGCGTTCGGGTTCGGGAGCCTCACCGGCCTCGGGCTCCCGGGTGAGAGCCGGGGCCAGCTCCGCCCGCCTCAGCGATGGTCGGGCCTGTCCCTGGCCACGATGTCGATCGGCCAGGAGGTGTCGGTCACGGCGGTCCAGATGCTGGGCGCCATGGCCGCCATCGCCAACGACGGCCGGCTCATGCAACCCCACGTGGTCCGGGCCGTCCTGGAAGGCAACGGCCGGGAGGTGCGCCGGACGGAGCCGCAGACGGTCCGCCAGGTCATCTCACCTGGGACGGCGGCGACGCTGCGGGAGATCCTGACGGCCGTGGTGGCCACGGGAACCGGCCACAAGGCCACGGTCGAGGGGTTCGCCGTGGCCGGGAAGACCGGCACCGCCCAGAAGCTGGACCCGGCGACGCACGTCTATTCCCGTAAGCCCGGCGTGCTGTCCTTCGTGGGGTTCGTCCCCGCACACGCTCCACGGCTGGCGATGTTCGTCATGCTCGACGAGCCGAAGACGGTGGTCTGGGGGTCCGAGGCGGCGGCGCCGATCTTCGCCGTGGTCGCCGGACAGGCCTTGCGGCATCTGGAGATCCCGCCCGCGGACGTGCCCTCGGTCCAGATCGTCCGCGCCTCCGTGTCTGCCGAGCCGCCGCCGGTCGCCCCAGCGGCCCTCGCCCCCCTGGTGGAGGCCGACGCCGAGGCGCCGGTGATGCCGGATCTGGTGGGGCGGACACTCCGGCAGGCGCTCGTGCTCCTGGCGACCTACGACGTCGAGGTGGCCGTGGCGGGGAGCGGCGTCGTCGTCCGCCAGGCGCCGCCGGTGGGGACTCCCCTGGCGTCCGGGGCGGTCTGCCGGCTCGAGCTGGCCCCGCCGCTGGCCAGCCTGGCAGACGGGCGAGCGGTGGGGACGCGATGA
- the rsmH gene encoding 16S rRNA (cytosine(1402)-N(4))-methyltransferase RsmH has product MNAATPIEPSPPPSELHRPVLREEVVRWLAPVPAGGWIVDGTVGLGGHAATLLESTDTSRLLGLDRDAASLELATRRLLPFGARVVLRHADFRHLAAEAAACGIEAAHAILLDLGLSSFQLQGGGRGFSFQADERLDMRLDTRQRLTAADLLRETPEPELARLIATYGEEPAARRIASRLAAARARAPITTTRALADLVIAAIPPHRRPRRLHPATRTFQALRIAVNDELGSLEAALPQAARLLAPRGRFGVIAFHSLEDRLVKRAFRQFAAEPGFRLATPKPVRPGADEIRQNPRARSAKFRVLERG; this is encoded by the coding sequence GTGAACGCCGCGACGCCGATCGAGCCGTCCCCGCCCCCGTCCGAGCTTCATCGGCCCGTGCTCCGCGAGGAGGTGGTGCGCTGGCTCGCCCCGGTGCCGGCCGGCGGCTGGATCGTCGACGGGACGGTGGGCCTCGGCGGCCACGCGGCCACGCTCCTGGAATCGACCGACACATCGCGGCTCCTCGGGCTCGACCGTGATGCGGCCTCGCTCGAGCTCGCGACCCGGCGGCTTCTGCCCTTCGGCGCGCGCGTCGTCCTCCGGCACGCCGACTTCCGCCACCTCGCCGCCGAGGCGGCGGCGTGCGGCATCGAAGCGGCGCACGCGATCCTGCTCGACCTCGGCCTCTCGTCGTTTCAGCTCCAGGGCGGCGGCCGCGGCTTCTCGTTCCAGGCCGACGAGCGGCTCGACATGCGCCTCGACACGCGCCAGCGGCTGACGGCGGCCGATCTCCTCCGCGAGACGCCCGAGCCCGAGCTGGCACGGCTGATCGCCACCTACGGGGAGGAGCCCGCGGCCCGCCGCATCGCCAGCCGTCTGGCGGCGGCCCGGGCCCGCGCTCCGATCACGACGACTCGGGCGCTTGCCGATCTCGTCATCGCCGCCATTCCGCCCCATCGCCGCCCGCGCCGTCTCCACCCGGCGACCCGGACGTTCCAGGCCCTCCGCATCGCCGTCAACGACGAGCTGGGAAGCCTCGAGGCCGCGCTGCCGCAGGCCGCGCGCCTCCTCGCGCCCCGCGGCCGCTTCGGAGTCATCGCGTTTCACTCGTTGGAAGATCGCCTCGTCAAGCGCGCGTTCCGGCAGTTCGCGGCCGAGCCGGGGTTCCGGCTGGCCACGCCCAAGCCGGTCCGGCCGGGCGCGGACGAGATCCGCCAGAACCCCCGTGCCCGGAGCGCCAAGTTCCGAGTGCTCGAGCGAGGTTGA
- the mraZ gene encoding division/cell wall cluster transcriptional repressor MraZ, with translation MFRGRYHHTIDPKGRLSIPAKFREELAERGTDTLVLTEGDHCIVAYPMDEWERFEEKLRQQPQFSPEMRTFVRITVASAKDCPVDKAGRTLVPPELREFAGLQKDVVIAGALTRFEIWGRERWDDHYHRMRGSFDESARKASEFGL, from the coding sequence GTGTTCCGGGGGCGGTACCACCACACGATCGACCCCAAGGGGCGCCTCAGCATCCCGGCCAAGTTCCGCGAGGAGCTGGCCGAGCGCGGCACCGACACGCTCGTGCTGACCGAGGGCGATCACTGCATCGTGGCCTACCCGATGGACGAGTGGGAGCGGTTCGAGGAAAAGCTCCGGCAGCAGCCGCAGTTCTCGCCCGAGATGCGGACCTTCGTCCGGATCACGGTCGCCAGCGCCAAGGACTGTCCCGTGGACAAGGCCGGCCGCACGCTCGTGCCGCCCGAGCTCCGCGAGTTCGCCGGCCTTCAGAAGGACGTCGTGATCGCGGGCGCGCTCACCCGGTTCGAGATCTGGGGTCGCGAGCGCTGGGACGACCACTACCATCGCATGCGCGGGAGCTTCGACGAGAGCGCCCGCAAGGCCAGCGAGTTCGGGCTGTGA
- a CDS encoding ferritin-like domain-containing protein: MRESPVPTPLMSETALDALSLPRRVAAAELLAEIVRTEHALAELYDRFAAGTALPHLRGALAELAAAKRAHVRMLEPLLGALHGDARVAATAGPAPATLDAAVERRSEAFAQAFQGERALEVAYRELAGLLGDLSPWPDLPRLAAESARHRRLLRDLYVRYS; encoded by the coding sequence ATGCGGGAATCGCCGGTCCCCACGCCGCTCATGAGTGAAACCGCGCTCGACGCCCTGTCGCTTCCGCGCCGCGTGGCCGCCGCCGAGCTCCTGGCCGAGATCGTCCGCACCGAGCACGCGCTCGCGGAGCTCTACGACCGCTTCGCCGCCGGCACCGCGCTTCCTCATCTCCGTGGCGCGCTGGCGGAGCTCGCCGCGGCCAAGCGAGCCCACGTCCGCATGCTCGAGCCGCTCCTCGGCGCGCTTCACGGCGACGCGCGTGTCGCCGCCACCGCCGGACCCGCTCCGGCGACTCTCGATGCCGCAGTCGAGCGCCGTTCCGAGGCCTTCGCCCAGGCATTCCAGGGCGAGCGCGCCCTCGAGGTCGCCTACCGCGAGCTGGCCGGACTGCTCGGGGACCTGAGCCCCTGGCCGGACCTGCCCCGGCTGGCGGCCGAATCCGCCCGCCACCGCCGCCTCCTCCGGGACCTCTATGTGAGGTATTCCTAG
- a CDS encoding ABC transporter permease — protein sequence MAVRSAGLGVDAVILVPAPTRPGVGAVVARFARKKPLGAAGGLVMMIIVFTAVFADLVATRDPIATDAAHTLARPSTQHWLGSDHLGRDIYSRIVHGARVSLIVGVASTLLGSVLGGIIGLLSGYIGGKTDLIGQRILDILQGLPLLVLALVMSASLGPSIQNVVIAISIPIVPRAARVIRSSVLSIREMQYVEAARAVGIGHLRIAFRHILPNTIGPFIVLCTAQLGSAILVEAALSFLGLGVPEPYPSWGRMLSVSAAEYAQKAPHLVLFPGIAISLAVFGSNLLGDALRDTLDPRLRGA from the coding sequence ATGGCCGTTAGGTCCGCCGGCCTGGGGGTGGACGCCGTCATCCTGGTGCCGGCGCCGACGCGCCCGGGCGTGGGAGCGGTGGTGGCCCGGTTCGCGAGGAAGAAGCCGCTGGGCGCCGCCGGTGGCCTCGTGATGATGATCATCGTCTTCACCGCGGTGTTCGCCGATCTGGTCGCGACCCGAGATCCCATCGCGACCGACGCCGCCCACACCCTGGCCCGGCCGAGTACCCAGCACTGGCTGGGCTCGGATCACCTCGGGCGCGACATCTACTCGAGGATCGTCCACGGCGCGCGGGTGTCGCTCATCGTGGGGGTGGCCTCCACGCTGCTGGGCTCGGTGCTGGGCGGCATCATCGGACTCCTGTCCGGCTACATCGGCGGCAAGACGGACCTCATCGGGCAACGCATCCTCGACATTCTGCAGGGCTTGCCCCTGCTCGTTCTCGCGCTGGTGATGTCGGCTTCGCTCGGCCCTTCGATCCAGAACGTGGTCATCGCGATCTCGATCCCCATCGTCCCGAGGGCGGCCCGGGTCATCCGCTCCAGTGTCCTCTCCATCCGGGAGATGCAATACGTGGAGGCCGCGCGGGCGGTGGGGATAGGCCATCTTCGGATCGCGTTCCGTCACATCCTTCCCAACACGATCGGGCCCTTCATCGTCCTCTGCACGGCCCAGCTCGGCAGCGCCATCCTGGTGGAAGCGGCGCTGTCGTTTCTCGGGCTCGGCGTGCCGGAGCCGTACCCGTCGTGGGGGCGGATGCTGTCGGTGTCCGCCGCCGAGTACGCCCAGAAGGCGCCCCACCTCGTGCTGTTTCCGGGCATCGCCATCAGCCTGGCCGTGTTCGGCTCCAATCTCTTGGGCGATGCCCTGCGGGACACACTCGACCCGCGCCTCCGCGGCGCCTGA